The Orcinus orca chromosome 16, mOrcOrc1.1, whole genome shotgun sequence genome includes a window with the following:
- the DSN1 gene encoding kinetochore-associated protein DSN1 homolog isoform X3, producing MTSRSETVEELCRSISVNIAESKRLGCLLLSSFQFSVQKLEPFLRGTEGFSLENFRAKASSLSEELKHFADRLESDGTLQKCFEDSEGRAPDLSLETSVAEMKEYITKFSLERQSWDQLLLRYQEEAEEIISRGSTETKNTEVEVEPTAYLGSSQSEVLNTKPDYQKILQNQNKVFDCMELVMDELQGSMKQLHAFMEESTQCLQKVSVQLGKRSTQQLDPSPARKLLKLQLRKQPSTRCSKSCQ from the exons ATGACTTCTAGATCAGAGACTGTAGAAG AGCTCTGCAGATCCATCAGTGTCAACATAGCAGAAAGCAAACGGCTGGGCTGTCTCCTGCTTTCCAGTTTCCAG TTCTCTGTTCAGAAACTTGAACCTTTCCTAAGGGGCACTGAGGGCTTCAGTCTTGAAAATTTTAGAGCCAAAG CATCTTCTCTTTCTGAAGAATTGAAACATTTTGCAGACAGACTGGAAAGTGATGGAACTCTACAAAAATGTTTTGAAGATTCAGAAGG AAGAGCACCAGATTTGTCTCTGGAAACATCAGTGGCTGAGATGAAGGAATATATAACAAA GTTTTCTTTAGAACGTCAGAGTTGGGATCAGCTCTTGCTGCGCTACCAGGAGGAGGCTGAAGAGATCATATCCAG aGGATCAACTGAAACCAAAAATACTGAAGTGGAAGTGGAACCTACAGCATATCTTGGGTCTTCCCAGAGTGAAGTCCTTAATACAAAGCCTGACTACCAGAAAATATTACAGAACCAGAATAAAGTCTTTGATTGTATGGAGTTGGTG ATGGACGAACTGCAAGGATCCATGAAGCAGCTGCACGCCTTTATGGAGGAAAGTACCCAGTGCCTCCAGAAGGTGTCAGTACAGCTCG GGAAGAGAAGCACGCAACAATTAGATCCTTCACCAGCTCGAAAACTGCTCAAGCTTCAGCTGCGGAAGCAACCTAGCACACGTTGCTCTAAATCTTGTCAGTGA
- the DSN1 gene encoding kinetochore-associated protein DSN1 homolog isoform X1, with protein MTSRSETVEVLEEEPVASKTHDHQLESDPNPAEACGNSSTSLEMTEGVSKKQIHLGSSPKKGESCDPSHQEGLQSRSLYLSPKEQCARHQDRRQSWRRASMKETNRRKSLPPFHQGITELCRSISVNIAESKRLGCLLLSSFQFSVQKLEPFLRGTEGFSLENFRAKASSLSEELKHFADRLESDGTLQKCFEDSEGRAPDLSLETSVAEMKEYITKFSLERQSWDQLLLRYQEEAEEIISRGSTETKNTEVEVEPTAYLGSSQSEVLNTKPDYQKILQNQNKVFDCMELVMDELQGSMKQLHAFMEESTQCLQKVSVQLGKRSTQQLDPSPARKLLKLQLRKQPSTRCSKSCQ; from the exons ATGACTTCTAGATCAGAGACTGTAGAAG TGCTAGAAGAGGAACCAGTGGCATCTAAGACTCATGATCATCAATTGGAATCAGATCCCAACCCTGCGGAAGCGTGTGGTAATTCGTCCACCTCCCTGGAGATGACTGAAGGCGtttcaaagaaacagattcaccTTGGCTCTAGCCCTAAAAAGGGGGAAAGTTGTGATCCCAGCCACCAGGAAGGACTTCAATCCAGGTCCCTTTATTTGTCCCCCAAAGAACAGTGTGCCCGTCATCAAGACAGGAGGCAATCCTGGCGGCGAGCAAGTATGAAAGAAACGAACCGGCGGAAGTCACTGCCTCCCTTTCATCAGGGCATCACAG AGCTCTGCAGATCCATCAGTGTCAACATAGCAGAAAGCAAACGGCTGGGCTGTCTCCTGCTTTCCAGTTTCCAG TTCTCTGTTCAGAAACTTGAACCTTTCCTAAGGGGCACTGAGGGCTTCAGTCTTGAAAATTTTAGAGCCAAAG CATCTTCTCTTTCTGAAGAATTGAAACATTTTGCAGACAGACTGGAAAGTGATGGAACTCTACAAAAATGTTTTGAAGATTCAGAAGG AAGAGCACCAGATTTGTCTCTGGAAACATCAGTGGCTGAGATGAAGGAATATATAACAAA GTTTTCTTTAGAACGTCAGAGTTGGGATCAGCTCTTGCTGCGCTACCAGGAGGAGGCTGAAGAGATCATATCCAG aGGATCAACTGAAACCAAAAATACTGAAGTGGAAGTGGAACCTACAGCATATCTTGGGTCTTCCCAGAGTGAAGTCCTTAATACAAAGCCTGACTACCAGAAAATATTACAGAACCAGAATAAAGTCTTTGATTGTATGGAGTTGGTG ATGGACGAACTGCAAGGATCCATGAAGCAGCTGCACGCCTTTATGGAGGAAAGTACCCAGTGCCTCCAGAAGGTGTCAGTACAGCTCG GGAAGAGAAGCACGCAACAATTAGATCCTTCACCAGCTCGAAAACTGCTCAAGCTTCAGCTGCGGAAGCAACCTAGCACACGTTGCTCTAAATCTTGTCAGTGA
- the DSN1 gene encoding kinetochore-associated protein DSN1 homolog isoform X2 — translation MTEGVSKKQIHLGSSPKKGESCDPSHQEGLQSRSLYLSPKEQCARHQDRRQSWRRASMKETNRRKSLPPFHQGITELCRSISVNIAESKRLGCLLLSSFQFSVQKLEPFLRGTEGFSLENFRAKASSLSEELKHFADRLESDGTLQKCFEDSEGRAPDLSLETSVAEMKEYITKFSLERQSWDQLLLRYQEEAEEIISRGSTETKNTEVEVEPTAYLGSSQSEVLNTKPDYQKILQNQNKVFDCMELVMDELQGSMKQLHAFMEESTQCLQKVSVQLGKRSTQQLDPSPARKLLKLQLRKQPSTRCSKSCQ, via the exons ATGACTGAAGGCGtttcaaagaaacagattcaccTTGGCTCTAGCCCTAAAAAGGGGGAAAGTTGTGATCCCAGCCACCAGGAAGGACTTCAATCCAGGTCCCTTTATTTGTCCCCCAAAGAACAGTGTGCCCGTCATCAAGACAGGAGGCAATCCTGGCGGCGAGCAAGTATGAAAGAAACGAACCGGCGGAAGTCACTGCCTCCCTTTCATCAGGGCATCACAG AGCTCTGCAGATCCATCAGTGTCAACATAGCAGAAAGCAAACGGCTGGGCTGTCTCCTGCTTTCCAGTTTCCAG TTCTCTGTTCAGAAACTTGAACCTTTCCTAAGGGGCACTGAGGGCTTCAGTCTTGAAAATTTTAGAGCCAAAG CATCTTCTCTTTCTGAAGAATTGAAACATTTTGCAGACAGACTGGAAAGTGATGGAACTCTACAAAAATGTTTTGAAGATTCAGAAGG AAGAGCACCAGATTTGTCTCTGGAAACATCAGTGGCTGAGATGAAGGAATATATAACAAA GTTTTCTTTAGAACGTCAGAGTTGGGATCAGCTCTTGCTGCGCTACCAGGAGGAGGCTGAAGAGATCATATCCAG aGGATCAACTGAAACCAAAAATACTGAAGTGGAAGTGGAACCTACAGCATATCTTGGGTCTTCCCAGAGTGAAGTCCTTAATACAAAGCCTGACTACCAGAAAATATTACAGAACCAGAATAAAGTCTTTGATTGTATGGAGTTGGTG ATGGACGAACTGCAAGGATCCATGAAGCAGCTGCACGCCTTTATGGAGGAAAGTACCCAGTGCCTCCAGAAGGTGTCAGTACAGCTCG GGAAGAGAAGCACGCAACAATTAGATCCTTCACCAGCTCGAAAACTGCTCAAGCTTCAGCTGCGGAAGCAACCTAGCACACGTTGCTCTAAATCTTGTCAGTGA